A stretch of the Rhizobium sp. CCGE531 genome encodes the following:
- a CDS encoding IS6 family transposase, translating into MVLVFHDKLATDIAAHRYKRHRFPAEIIAHAVWLYHRLPLSLREVEDLLAERGIDVSFQTVSEWAVKFGRKFAHDLRRRSRGNFADKWRPDEMVVSIKRKKYWLWRAVDANGYVLDALLQSRRNKKAAVRLMRKLLKGQGLTPRVMMTDKLCSYSAAKAELIPGIEHRSHKGLNNRAENSHLVVRRRERRMMRFKSARQCQSFVSAHGQIANLFLLHRKHLTAADHRELRGDAITTWREISLSISA; encoded by the coding sequence ATGGTATTGGTGTTCCATGACAAGCTTGCCACCGACATTGCCGCGCACCGCTACAAGCGCCATCGCTTTCCTGCCGAGATCATCGCTCACGCAGTGTGGCTCTATCATCGGTTGCCGCTGAGCCTGCGGGAGGTCGAGGATCTGCTCGCCGAGCGCGGGATCGATGTCTCGTTTCAAACCGTGTCGGAGTGGGCAGTGAAGTTCGGTCGCAAATTTGCCCATGATCTTCGACGGCGATCAAGAGGCAACTTTGCCGACAAATGGCGTCCTGACGAGATGGTCGTGTCCATCAAAAGAAAGAAATACTGGCTGTGGCGCGCCGTCGATGCCAATGGCTATGTACTCGACGCCCTCCTGCAAAGCCGGCGGAACAAGAAAGCCGCTGTTCGACTGATGCGAAAGCTGCTGAAAGGCCAAGGCCTCACGCCGCGTGTCATGATGACCGACAAGCTGTGCTCATACTCCGCCGCAAAGGCCGAGTTGATCCCAGGCATCGAACATCGTTCACACAAGGGCCTCAACAATCGAGCGGAGAATTCTCATCTGGTTGTGCGACGACGAGAGCGGCGCATGATGCGGTTCAAATCGGCGCGACAATGCCAGTCTTTCGTTTCGGCCCACGGCCAGATCGCCAACCTCTTCCTTCTCCATCGAAAGCATCTGACTGCCGCCGATCACCGCGAACTGCGTGGCGATGCCATCACGACATGGCGCGAAATCTCCTTGTCGATCAGTGCATGA
- a CDS encoding ATP-binding protein: MADDLYERHIRSELELALESARIVNLIGPRQIGKTTLVRDMLGSGHFVSFDDENVLAAIEADPRGQMQTLVTAANGEPIIIDEVQRSKKIALTIKRVVDADRRMGQFLLTGSSNVFVSADVLDSLAGRVQTLKMLPLSSAEIDDAGPCLILDWAKQSGELNALPPCRSISKIEVIDRIIRGGYPEIRPLSERSRQRRYREYIDTIVDRDVADVMKIRRPDSMRRLINQLAVRTGNELNMTDLGDKVGLTRQVVGEYVDILKRLSLVIRLPTWTSGEAGRDIKQPKCHLIDTGITAALRGLAAGDFALGKDQTPLGALFETYVFTELLKCISLQRDEWRLYHWRDRRGREVDVVAESGNLAVGFEMKASSTVTRADFDNFDVFKSGPAAKWDFLGLVIYTGDQVLAFGDRQFAIPVSIFSSFPKATTPS, translated from the coding sequence ATGGCCGACGACTTATACGAGAGACACATAAGGTCGGAGCTGGAGCTTGCACTTGAAAGCGCACGGATCGTTAACCTGATCGGCCCACGCCAAATCGGCAAGACGACCCTCGTGCGTGATATGCTGGGAAGCGGCCATTTTGTGTCGTTCGACGATGAGAATGTTCTTGCGGCGATTGAAGCCGATCCGCGAGGCCAGATGCAAACCTTGGTCACGGCCGCGAACGGCGAGCCCATCATCATTGATGAAGTCCAGCGCTCAAAGAAGATTGCGCTCACAATAAAGCGCGTTGTCGACGCCGATCGCAGGATGGGCCAATTCCTCCTGACTGGCTCCTCGAATGTTTTCGTTTCAGCTGATGTACTCGATTCTCTTGCAGGCAGGGTTCAGACGCTCAAGATGCTGCCCCTAAGCTCAGCGGAGATCGACGATGCCGGTCCATGCTTGATATTGGACTGGGCCAAACAGAGTGGTGAACTGAATGCGTTGCCCCCCTGCAGGAGTATATCGAAGATCGAGGTGATCGACCGCATCATTCGCGGCGGGTATCCCGAAATCCGGCCTCTGTCGGAACGCTCTCGTCAACGCAGATACAGAGAGTACATCGACACCATCGTAGACCGGGATGTCGCGGACGTCATGAAAATAAGACGACCGGATTCGATGCGTCGGTTGATAAATCAACTTGCCGTCAGAACCGGAAACGAACTGAACATGACCGATCTCGGCGACAAGGTCGGCCTGACAAGGCAGGTCGTAGGAGAATATGTAGATATCCTGAAACGCCTGTCGCTTGTCATCAGATTGCCCACCTGGACGTCCGGCGAGGCGGGGCGCGATATCAAGCAACCAAAGTGCCACCTCATCGATACAGGAATTACTGCCGCCTTGCGTGGATTGGCGGCAGGCGATTTCGCGCTCGGGAAAGATCAGACCCCTTTAGGCGCACTTTTCGAAACCTACGTGTTTACTGAGTTGCTGAAATGTATCTCCTTGCAGCGCGATGAATGGCGTCTCTACCACTGGCGAGACCGGAGAGGACGCGAAGTCGATGTCGTGGCGGAGAGCGGCAACCTCGCCGTGGGATTCGAGATGAAAGCCTCCTCGACCGTCACCCGCGCCGACTTCGATAACTTCGATGTCTTTAAGAGCGGTCCTGCCGCCAAATGGGACTTTTTAGGCTTGGTGATCTACACCGGGGATCAGGTCTTAGCATTTGGAGACAGGCAATTTGCGATACCGGTGTCGATCTTCAGTTCATTCCCGAAGGCAACAACGCCATCATGA
- a CDS encoding J domain-containing protein codes for MTSDSKIFVGLRPTRNKPADHRKTSGPRCQWDGCDEQGMHRVPVGADAEGLYLLFCRGHAKEYSEGYNYVAKLSNPVTARYQREAASGSRPSWGVRINHTSETPLPSSIRSGTAKTINARKDTAQRQAAKAVPHSRKLKVLEAKAFETLGLSPSATPDEIRSRYKQRLKMHHPDANDGDRASEEALRATIDAHRILKLNGFC; via the coding sequence ATGACGTCTGATTCAAAGATCTTTGTCGGCCTGAGACCGACGCGAAACAAGCCGGCTGATCATCGCAAAACAAGCGGCCCGAGATGCCAATGGGACGGATGCGACGAGCAAGGCATGCATCGCGTGCCCGTGGGAGCGGATGCTGAGGGGCTGTACCTGTTGTTTTGCCGTGGCCATGCAAAAGAGTATAGCGAAGGCTACAATTACGTGGCGAAACTGTCGAACCCTGTCACGGCTCGCTATCAGAGGGAAGCGGCAAGTGGCAGCCGTCCTAGCTGGGGCGTTAGAATCAATCACACTTCTGAAACGCCCCTCCCCTCCTCAATTCGTTCCGGGACCGCGAAAACGATCAATGCAAGAAAAGACACTGCACAAAGGCAAGCGGCGAAAGCGGTCCCTCATTCCCGCAAACTTAAGGTGCTGGAAGCAAAAGCATTCGAAACGCTCGGTCTTTCACCGAGCGCGACGCCGGATGAAATTAGAAGCCGTTACAAGCAGAGGCTCAAGATGCACCATCCCGACGCAAACGATGGAGACCGCGCATCGGAGGAGGCGCTTCGGGCGACGATTGACGCCCATAGAATCCTGAAGCTCAATGGCTTCTGTTAG
- a CDS encoding NAD(P)/FAD-dependent oxidoreductase, with protein MADEETVIVGAGPAGLACAAALRARGCGSIILEATNRLGASWRRHYDRLHLHTDKSHSALPGRPMPAGYPKYPSRLQVIDYLESYARANSLRILTDKTVAYVAKKTDWIVETTDGDVFEARAVVIATGLSRSPFRPNWSGQNNFPGTIIHSSEYRNASALDARRILVVGFGNSAGEIALECAEAGLDVAMSVRGPVNVVPREIFGVPSATIAIVQQRFPYRMVDAVNAPFLHWRYRDIEQLGLKHSQQGPLTTMIEQGRTPLIDIGTIAKIRDGRIKMFSGIEKSDGANMYFANDRSAEFDGIVLATGYRPSLETLLPDLADRFSNAGKPARNELQPGKDNLYFCGFNAATTGLLRQIGIEALQIAKSIAATARTKVTPSGWS; from the coding sequence ATGGCTGATGAGGAGACAGTCATCGTCGGCGCAGGCCCGGCCGGGTTGGCATGCGCCGCGGCGCTCCGCGCACGAGGCTGCGGTTCCATTATCCTTGAAGCGACGAATAGGCTCGGCGCATCTTGGCGGAGGCACTACGATCGTCTTCACCTCCATACTGACAAAAGCCACTCAGCGCTTCCGGGAAGGCCGATGCCCGCCGGTTATCCAAAATATCCGTCGCGACTGCAGGTCATCGACTACCTCGAAAGCTATGCGCGGGCAAACAGCCTTCGAATTCTCACTGACAAGACCGTCGCCTATGTAGCAAAAAAGACAGACTGGATTGTCGAGACCACCGATGGCGATGTGTTCGAGGCGAGAGCCGTCGTAATCGCAACCGGTCTCTCAAGGTCTCCCTTCAGACCGAATTGGAGCGGTCAGAACAATTTTCCAGGAACCATTATTCACTCTTCTGAATACCGGAACGCTTCTGCCCTCGACGCACGTCGAATCTTGGTAGTCGGGTTTGGAAATTCGGCAGGAGAGATTGCACTGGAATGTGCCGAAGCGGGTCTTGATGTTGCCATGTCGGTTCGCGGTCCGGTCAATGTCGTTCCGAGGGAGATATTCGGTGTGCCAAGCGCGACGATCGCCATCGTTCAACAACGATTTCCGTACAGAATGGTCGATGCAGTTAACGCGCCGTTTCTGCATTGGCGCTACCGCGATATCGAGCAACTGGGTCTCAAGCACTCCCAGCAAGGCCCTCTGACCACGATGATAGAACAAGGCCGGACTCCCTTGATCGACATTGGTACCATCGCGAAGATCAGAGATGGTCGGATCAAGATGTTCTCCGGCATCGAAAAGTCGGACGGTGCGAACATGTACTTCGCTAATGATCGATCCGCAGAATTTGATGGGATTGTGCTGGCGACAGGCTATAGGCCGTCTCTTGAGACACTTCTGCCGGATTTGGCGGATCGGTTTTCGAATGCCGGGAAGCCGGCCAGGAACGAGCTTCAACCGGGAAAGGACAATTTGTACTTCTGTGGCTTCAATGCTGCGACGACAGGCTTGCTTCGCCAGATTGGGATCGAGGCGTTGCAAATCGCGAAGTCGATCGCGGCGACGGCCCGCACGAAAGTCACTCCGTCTGGATGGAGTTGA
- a CDS encoding NmrA family NAD(P)-binding protein yields the protein MGAQPGEKCGDLNVLYELEVGLRNQPIPASIIRAAYYYSNWDTMVGSVMKDGVLSTMLPANLKLPMVALEDLGRVAARLLQAPIEQISIHPVEGPNRYSPNDVAAAFAASLGRDVRVDVIPRETWEDAYRSLGFSDAAARSYARMTALTADGPEYPENSIRGSISLQTYIDNLVRGRSSPTR from the coding sequence ATGGGCGCGCAGCCGGGCGAGAAATGCGGCGATCTCAACGTCCTTTACGAACTGGAAGTGGGCCTGAGGAACCAGCCGATTCCCGCCAGTATCATCCGCGCAGCCTACTACTACAGCAACTGGGATACGATGGTGGGGTCCGTCATGAAGGACGGGGTACTATCGACCATGCTCCCAGCCAACCTCAAGCTCCCGATGGTCGCACTGGAGGATCTGGGAAGGGTGGCTGCGCGGCTCCTGCAGGCGCCGATCGAACAGATTAGCATACACCCTGTCGAGGGGCCGAACCGTTACTCCCCTAACGATGTCGCCGCGGCCTTCGCCGCCTCCCTTGGCCGGGACGTTCGCGTTGACGTGATCCCGCGCGAAACCTGGGAAGACGCATATCGCAGTTTGGGCTTCTCCGACGCGGCGGCTCGTTCATATGCAAGGATGACGGCTCTCACCGCCGATGGTCCCGAGTATCCTGAGAATTCTATTCGGGGATCGATCTCGCTCCAAACCTACATAGACAACCTCGTTCGCGGGAGATCGTCCCCAACGCGGTGA
- a CDS encoding NAD(P)H-binding protein — protein MYVIVGGTGHVGSVVTKTLLDEGEAVTVVTRNPDKVGAWRQQGAKVALADVHDVTSLREGVPTREAGLPAEPER, from the coding sequence ATGTACGTTATCGTTGGCGGGACGGGCCACGTCGGCTCCGTCGTGACGAAGACACTGCTCGACGAGGGCGAGGCCGTCACCGTCGTCACGCGAAACCCTGACAAGGTCGGGGCATGGCGACAGCAGGGCGCGAAGGTCGCCCTTGCCGACGTCCACGACGTGACCTCGCTGCGCGAAGGCGTTCCGACACGGGAAGCGGGCCTTCCTGCTGAACCCGAACGCTGA
- a CDS encoding cold-shock protein — MTTGTVKWFNSTKGFGFIQPDNGGADAFVHISAVERAGMRELVEGQKIGFELERDMKSGKMSACNLQSA, encoded by the coding sequence ATGACCACTGGCACAGTAAAATGGTTCAATTCCACCAAGGGCTTCGGCTTCATTCAGCCTGATAACGGCGGCGCTGACGCCTTCGTTCACATCTCGGCCGTAGAACGCGCCGGGATGCGCGAACTCGTCGAAGGCCAGAAGATTGGCTTCGAGCTCGAGCGCGACATGAAGTCGGGTAAGATGTCGGCTTGCAATCTGCAGTCCGCTTAA
- a CDS encoding cellulose synthase catalytic subunit: MFFSSDDDLSNVLTFDVVIAACAILFALLADPKRTVDRVVFSLLMLASLGLYISWRALDTLPPFDISIDVLWNYVYFLFEAISVVYAIGSVVILLRTTDWSRDADRGEQELAAAIRVPPVDVFICTYNEPLNILEKSVISAQALNYRNLRVFVCDDTRRPEIRAYCERIGVSYLTRPDNAHAKAGNLNNALDHTNALSEVSDFIMVLDADFAPQANFLNRVIGLFSDRKVAVVQTPQFYFNSDPIQHNLGIRRSFVDDQRVFFDTFQPAKDAVGCAFCVGTSFVVRRGAVNEIGGFPHDALSEDMLLTYRLMERGYVTRWLNEKLSVGLSAEGIPEYITQRTRWCLGTIQIGLLRNGPLWRGNFTLTQRLHYLHGLFCWLSKPFILCLLLAPSIYWLTGVSALQADELLFMKFGLSSLFIFWAYSTWISEGRTLPLFTEVTHALTAVPITISLLQAIRKPFGRPFKVTEKGGDRSTIRIHRPTALFFGFVAAMSAFSVIRAVYDWDAPVEFSARECLNLIWSSVAMLIAFTSLICCIELPRFGQEEPIEMTIPAKYRANGRIEDVTISALSTEGASIPGLIARGAEDEAMFIPDVGWVPIGPSPMPSTQLSLSPAPDQHNAILRLLFRTAPDNVAEKGDLRRSVQMLLSRAFS, translated from the coding sequence ATGTTTTTCAGCTCCGACGACGACCTCTCCAATGTCCTCACTTTCGATGTCGTGATTGCCGCCTGTGCAATCCTATTCGCCTTGCTTGCCGATCCGAAACGGACAGTCGACAGGGTCGTGTTCAGCCTGCTGATGCTGGCCTCCCTCGGGCTTTACATCTCATGGCGCGCCCTAGACACGCTTCCTCCCTTCGATATCTCCATCGATGTGCTCTGGAACTATGTCTACTTCCTCTTCGAGGCGATCTCGGTCGTCTATGCCATCGGTTCGGTCGTGATCCTGCTGCGAACGACGGACTGGTCTCGCGATGCCGACCGCGGGGAGCAGGAGCTGGCCGCCGCCATCCGGGTTCCCCCGGTCGACGTCTTCATCTGCACCTACAACGAGCCGCTCAACATCCTGGAAAAATCGGTCATTTCAGCCCAGGCACTGAACTATCGGAATCTGCGGGTCTTCGTCTGCGACGATACGCGCCGACCCGAGATCCGGGCCTATTGCGAACGGATCGGGGTGAGTTATCTGACACGGCCTGACAATGCGCACGCCAAGGCCGGAAATCTGAACAATGCCCTGGACCATACGAACGCCCTCTCCGAGGTTTCGGATTTTATCATGGTTCTCGATGCTGACTTTGCCCCGCAGGCGAATTTCCTCAATCGGGTGATCGGCCTCTTTAGCGACCGCAAGGTCGCCGTCGTGCAGACGCCGCAGTTCTATTTCAACAGCGATCCCATTCAGCACAATCTCGGCATAAGGCGCTCCTTCGTCGACGATCAGCGGGTCTTCTTCGACACTTTCCAGCCGGCTAAGGATGCCGTCGGCTGCGCATTCTGTGTCGGCACGAGCTTTGTCGTGCGCCGGGGAGCGGTCAACGAGATCGGCGGCTTCCCGCATGATGCGCTGTCCGAAGATATGCTCTTGACCTATCGCTTGATGGAGCGAGGCTACGTGACACGCTGGCTCAACGAGAAACTGAGCGTCGGGCTCTCGGCGGAAGGTATTCCCGAATATATCACGCAGAGAACCCGCTGGTGCCTCGGCACGATCCAGATCGGACTGCTGCGCAACGGGCCGCTCTGGCGCGGCAATTTCACGCTGACGCAGCGATTGCACTACCTGCACGGTCTCTTTTGCTGGCTATCGAAGCCGTTCATCCTCTGCCTCTTGCTCGCACCTTCGATCTACTGGCTGACCGGCGTCTCGGCGCTGCAGGCTGACGAACTGCTGTTCATGAAATTTGGGCTGAGCTCGCTCTTCATCTTCTGGGCCTATTCGACCTGGATCTCGGAAGGACGGACGCTGCCGCTCTTTACCGAGGTCACCCATGCGTTGACGGCGGTGCCAATCACCATCAGCCTGTTGCAGGCAATCCGCAAGCCCTTCGGCCGGCCTTTCAAGGTGACCGAGAAGGGCGGCGACCGGTCGACGATCCGCATTCACCGGCCGACGGCTTTGTTTTTCGGCTTCGTCGCCGCCATGTCCGCCTTCTCCGTCATCCGGGCGGTTTACGATTGGGACGCGCCGGTGGAATTTTCGGCGCGCGAATGCCTCAATCTCATCTGGTCGTCGGTCGCGATGCTGATTGCGTTCACCAGCTTGATCTGCTGCATCGAGCTTCCAAGATTTGGCCAGGAAGAGCCCATCGAGATGACGATCCCCGCGAAATATCGGGCCAACGGTCGGATCGAGGACGTTACGATATCGGCCTTGTCCACAGAGGGGGCTTCCATCCCCGGACTGATCGCCCGCGGCGCGGAGGACGAGGCGATGTTCATCCCTGATGTCGGCTGGGTTCCGATAGGCCCCAGCCCGATGCCCTCCACGCAATTATCGCTGTCGCCAGCGCCGGATCAGCACAATGCCATCCTGAGACTGCTCTTCAGGACCGCGCCAGACAATGTCGCGGAAAAGGGTGATCTCAGGCGATCGGTTCAGATGCTGCTTTCGCGAGCCTTCTCTTGA
- a CDS encoding response regulator transcription factor, with protein sequence MRVDQPLLRRSAPLSLQCGKEEDQPLVVIVDDDASVREALAELILSAGFQPVCFASTRELLGADILDRPGCLILDVRMPGASGLHLQQHLAESGNPKPIIFLTGYGDIPMTVQAMKAGAVDFLTKPVRDQTLLDAVTTGIAMDVERRKEAAIARRNIERLETLTQREREVLYEVVHGRLNKQIAFDLGISEVTVKLHRSNVMHKMEAASIGELIRAWETLPLQMREAGTR encoded by the coding sequence ATGAGAGTTGACCAACCGTTGCTGCGCAGATCGGCGCCGTTATCACTGCAGTGTGGAAAAGAAGAGGATCAGCCGCTCGTCGTTATTGTCGATGACGATGCATCTGTTCGAGAAGCGTTGGCGGAATTGATCCTGTCAGCGGGCTTCCAGCCGGTGTGCTTTGCCTCGACCCGGGAATTGCTTGGCGCCGATATATTGGACCGCCCCGGCTGCTTGATACTCGATGTGCGCATGCCCGGCGCAAGCGGTCTCCATTTGCAGCAGCATCTTGCGGAAAGCGGCAACCCCAAGCCGATCATCTTTCTGACCGGGTATGGTGATATTCCGATGACCGTCCAGGCGATGAAGGCGGGCGCTGTGGATTTTCTGACCAAGCCGGTGCGGGACCAGACACTGCTTGACGCTGTGACTACGGGCATTGCAATGGATGTCGAACGACGGAAGGAAGCCGCGATCGCCAGGCGCAACATAGAACGTCTTGAGACGTTGACGCAGCGCGAGCGCGAAGTGCTGTATGAAGTGGTGCATGGACGACTTAACAAGCAGATCGCCTTCGATCTTGGCATTAGTGAAGTCACAGTCAAACTCCATCGCAGCAATGTCATGCACAAGATGGAGGCGGCTTCCATCGGAGAACTGATCCGGGCGTGGGAAACTCTGCCTTTACAAATGCGCGAGGCGGGCACGCGCTAA
- a CDS encoding DUF6481 family protein — protein sequence MKNTKNNEFSDRRAASADARSALLKAYSDAKAAAEPRKLARQEERAAVASAREERRLERERLKLDERASAEAEVAERQAAAEAETRAEVKAREEAENARTARVIEDEAARKAERDRRYANRKARKA from the coding sequence TTGAAGAACACCAAGAACAACGAATTCTCCGACCGCCGCGCCGCATCCGCTGACGCCAGATCGGCTCTTCTCAAAGCTTACAGCGACGCAAAGGCTGCCGCTGAACCGAGGAAGCTCGCAAGACAGGAAGAACGCGCCGCCGTCGCCTCCGCCCGTGAGGAGCGACGCCTTGAGCGCGAGCGCCTGAAGCTTGACGAGCGCGCGAGCGCCGAAGCCGAGGTGGCAGAACGGCAGGCGGCCGCGGAGGCCGAGACGAGGGCCGAAGTCAAGGCACGCGAGGAAGCCGAAAATGCTCGTACAGCGCGGGTGATTGAAGACGAGGCTGCACGCAAGGCGGAACGCGACCGCCGCTACGCGAACCGTAAGGCCAGAAAGGCCTAG
- a CDS encoding HlyD family efflux transporter periplasmic adaptor subunit has protein sequence MGTVFASSALPPFFTSTSSRAVINAPLVPLTTPISGKVTSLGSTDDITVENDRVDNSTLIGLKVQLTALQNEFEQKNSIAVDYAQRLHGLENDLRDQQTALLARIDADLKAAQAAFEMVTYSARIARSQAARKLKLMTKGIAAGSADEIADTVRLEDTKVEAAKLAVAKLSTEFDFARKGIYVGSELQSLQNLQLEIRTRKADLLQIKMQIATMQSKEAELNGLVMTESQRIDRLARADIRIPPTNVLYKPVAASGREVTAGDTLAETLDCRQAFIVAIFSERQAQALAVSSKVQVNAENWGQPVDGVVERLIPRTTERVDLDYAVPFPPTERRELYAYIRLTEFARSSVQSKQFCSVGTWVEVTMPHEWVQRTEDYIREASTSLLGIAQASPAQWPAARAELSGVVRQSAERIGLMASEDQRSKSRRDGQPAVDRDRIRVGHAEENAIDLLNDRMGILPRKG, from the coding sequence ATGGGGACAGTATTTGCCTCGTCCGCACTTCCGCCTTTCTTCACATCGACATCCAGTCGTGCGGTGATCAACGCCCCGCTTGTCCCGTTGACGACGCCGATCAGCGGAAAGGTGACGTCGCTCGGGTCGACCGACGACATAACGGTCGAGAACGATCGCGTCGACAATTCGACTTTGATCGGGTTGAAGGTTCAGCTGACCGCGCTCCAAAATGAATTCGAACAGAAGAACTCGATCGCTGTCGACTATGCCCAGCGTCTCCACGGTCTCGAAAACGATTTGCGCGATCAGCAGACCGCGCTGCTCGCGAGGATCGATGCCGATCTTAAGGCTGCGCAGGCAGCCTTCGAAATGGTTACCTATTCGGCCCGGATCGCACGATCGCAGGCTGCCCGCAAGCTCAAGCTCATGACCAAGGGGATTGCTGCCGGCTCGGCGGACGAGATCGCCGACACCGTCCGCCTGGAAGACACCAAGGTCGAAGCGGCCAAGCTCGCAGTCGCCAAGCTCTCGACGGAATTCGACTTCGCCCGCAAGGGTATCTATGTCGGCTCGGAGCTTCAGTCACTGCAAAATCTTCAATTGGAGATCCGCACCCGCAAGGCAGACCTCCTGCAGATCAAGATGCAGATCGCGACGATGCAGTCGAAAGAGGCTGAACTCAACGGCCTTGTCATGACGGAATCGCAGCGCATCGACAGGCTCGCCCGCGCCGATATCCGCATTCCGCCGACGAACGTCCTCTACAAGCCGGTGGCGGCATCGGGCCGCGAAGTGACAGCCGGCGACACGCTGGCGGAAACGCTGGATTGCCGACAGGCCTTCATCGTTGCGATTTTCTCCGAACGGCAGGCGCAGGCCCTGGCCGTTAGCTCCAAGGTTCAGGTTAACGCAGAGAATTGGGGGCAGCCGGTCGATGGTGTCGTCGAGCGGCTGATTCCGCGCACGACCGAGAGGGTCGACCTCGACTATGCCGTACCCTTTCCGCCGACGGAACGGCGCGAGCTGTACGCTTATATCCGACTGACCGAGTTCGCCCGGTCGTCCGTCCAGAGCAAGCAGTTCTGCTCGGTCGGCACATGGGTCGAGGTGACTATGCCCCATGAGTGGGTGCAGCGGACCGAGGATTATATCCGCGAGGCATCGACATCGCTGCTGGGCATCGCGCAGGCATCGCCCGCACAATGGCCGGCAGCGCGAGCCGAGTTGAGTGGCGTGGTCCGGCAATCGGCCGAGCGGATCGGCCTGATGGCATCTGAGGATCAGCGCAGTAAGAGCCGGCGAGATGGGCAGCCTGCCGTTGATCGCGATCGTATCCGGGTCGGCCATGCGGAGGAAAATGCCATCGATCTGCTGAACGACCGGATGGGAATTCTGCCGCGGAAGGGCTGA